In Primulina eburnea isolate SZY01 chromosome 14, ASM2296580v1, whole genome shotgun sequence, the following proteins share a genomic window:
- the LOC140812508 gene encoding uncharacterized protein → MKKISSDERMADSGEESSSWTFYIQGFMCDDDKNSTLSSDYETPSLLSDAASSAVKKSADDVHRADTKLGFPDGTRGNSTDNDNNNNMGRNTSIICKQNSFKKQKAKVPAAMMDYDLEDTASSPANSPKISYMNEFMNHKEKGKTDVSVQGKRMNFGKGGALSDHHVEKESNFTDLKKRTYM, encoded by the exons ATGAagaagatttcttctgatgaaaGAATGGCGGATTCCGGTGAAGAGAGCAGCAGCTGGACTTTCTACATACAAGGGTTCATGTGTGATGATGATAAAAACAGCACCTTGTCTTCAGATTACGAAACCCCTTCTCTTCTTTCTGATGCTGCTTCGTCCGCTGTCAAAAAGTCGGCAGATGATGTTCACCGGGCAGACACGAAATTAGGGTTTCCTGATGGAACCAGAGGTAATAGTACTGATAAcgataataacaataatatggGCAGGAATACGAGTATCATCTGCAAGCAAAATAGTTTCAAGAAACAGAAAGCGAAAGTGCCTGCAGCTATGATGGATTATGATCTAGAGGACACCGCAAGTTCTCCTGCAAACAGTCCCAAG ATTTCTTATATGAATGAGTTCATGAATcataaagaaaaaggaaagacTGATGTTTCAGTGCAG GGGAAAAGAATGAATTTTGGCAAGGGCGGAGCATTGAGCGATCATCATGTTGAAAAGGAGAGTAACTTCACGGACTTGAAGAAGAGGACATATAtgtga